One window of Quercus robur chromosome 5, dhQueRobu3.1, whole genome shotgun sequence genomic DNA carries:
- the LOC126724918 gene encoding zinc finger BED domain-containing protein RICESLEEPER 3-like: MSQLIGSDSSKPQLDLYFEEARFDYKLHEDLNVMGYWKSHSNRFPELSLMARDILSIPITTIASDSAFSIGGRILDKFCSSLLPQTTEALLCARDWLYGVPAVHDFEEESLVEDFGNLCLSQSSSYVDED; encoded by the exons ATGAGTCAACTTATTGGCTCAGATTCAAGCAAGCCACAGTTGGATTTATACTTTGAAGAGGCTCGATTTGACTATAAGTTGCACGAGGATTTGAATGTTATGGGGTATTGGAAGTCTCACAGTAATCGTTTCCCAGAACTTTCCTTGATGGCACGTGATATTTTGAGCATTCCCATTACTACTATTGCCTCGGACTCTGCATTCAGCATTGGTGGCCGCATTCTTGATAAGTTTTGCAGTTCTCTTTTGCCACAAACTACAGAAGCTTTGTTATGTGCTCGTGATTGGCTATATGGAGTACCAG CTGTACATGATTTTGAGGAAGAAAGCCTTGTGGAGGATTTTGGCAACTTGTGCCTATCTCAATCTAGTTCATATGTTGATGAGGATTAG